The Danio rerio strain Tuebingen ecotype United States chromosome 1, GRCz12tu, whole genome shotgun sequence genome includes a region encoding these proteins:
- the zic2b gene encoding zinc finger protein ZIC 2b has product MLLDAGHQISGLGVGTFTRHHSAVSETQDRDMSFMESAHMGAFKLNHPDLSPGQSAAFAPQASSYSAAALGAHAAAHAASFASSTFNSTREFLLRSRGFGDSTPASGQHPIFSSTSGSLHHSHPEGQGHLLFPGIHEQHGSHHGSPNILNGRLGLPGEVFGRTEQYHQVPNTRADPYSQYGLNMSMNMAHHPGAFFRYMRQQCIKQELICKWIDPEQLGDPKKCCSKTFSTMHELVTHVSTEHVGGPEQCNHICFWEECPRESKPFKAKYKLVNHIRVHTGEKPFACPFPGCGKVFARSENLKIHKRTHTGEKPFLCEFEGCDRRFANSSDRKKHMHVHTSDKPYLCKLCDKSYTHPSSLRKHMKVHEDQAPIADSSPAGSSGYESSTPSSLISPCSETHSTLSPDSAALNSSGHNSLTSNFNEWYV; this is encoded by the exons ATGTTACTGGACGCCGGCCACCAGATTTCTGGTTTAGGGGTTGGCACGTTCACAAGGCATCACTCGGCTGTGAGCGAGACCCAGGACAGAGATATGAGTTTTATGGAATCGGCGCACATGGGCGCGTTCAAACTGAACCACCCCGATTTGTCCCCAGGCCAGAGCGCAGCTTTTGCGCCACAAGCAAGCAGCTATTCTGCGGCCGCTCTTGGAGCGCATGCGGCGGCGCACGCTGCCTCTTTCGCCAGCTCCACTTTTAACTCCACCAGGGAGTTCCTCTTGCGCAGCCGAGGATTTGGGGATTCGACTCCGGCCAGTGGACAACACCCCATCTTCAGCTCCACATCAGGGTCTCTCCATCACTCTCACCCAGAAGGTCAGGGTCACCTACTTTTCCCCGGAATCCACGAGCAGCACGGGTCCCATCACGGCTCTCCAAACATCCTGAATGGACGCCTTGGATTACCCGGTGAGGTTTTCGGGCGGACGGAGCAGTATCACCAGGTGCCCAATACGCGGGCCGATCCATACAGCCAATATGGCCTAAACATGAGTATGAACATGGCGCACCATCCAGGCGCGTTCTTCCGCTACATGCGACAACAGTGCATCAAACAAGAGCTTATTTGTAAGTGGATCGACCCCGAGCAGCTCGGTGACCCCAAAAAATGCTGCAGCAAAACTTTCAGCACCATGCACGAACTGGTCACGCATGTGTCCACTGAGCACGTTGGCGGGCCAGAACAGTGTAACCACATCTGCTTTTGGGAAGAATGTCCACGGGAGAGCAAACCATTCAAAGCAAAGTACAAATTAGTGAATCATATCCGAGTGCACACGGGAGAGAAACCCTTCGCGTGCCCATTCCCGGGATGTGGCAAGGTGTTCGCGCGTTCGGAGAATTTGAAAATACACAAACGGACACACACTG GAGAAAAACCGTTCCTGTGTGAATTCGAAGGCTGCGACAGACGCTTCGCCAACAGCAGTGACCGGAAGAAGCACATGCACGTTCACACGTCTGACAAGCCATATCTGTGCAAACTCTGCGACAAGTCCTACACACACCCCAGCTCCTTGAGAAAACACATGAAG GTTCACGAGGATCAGGCTCCAATAGCGGACTCCTCTCCTGCTGGAAGCTCCGGGTACGAGTCCTCCACTCCGTCCAGTCTGATCTCTCCATGCTCGGAGACGCACAGCACCTTGTCGCCTGATTCTGCCGCGCTCAACAGCAGCGGGCACAATAGCTTAACGTCCAATTTTAACGAGTGGTACGTTTAA